A window of Bradyrhizobium sp. AZCC 1610 contains these coding sequences:
- a CDS encoding efflux RND transporter permease subunit produces the protein MASISEPFIRRPVGTTLLAIGLFLVGMVAYVFLPVSAVPNVDFPMIRVFANRPGADPAVMAATVAAPLERRLGQIAGIEQITSTSSLGTTSIQLQFSIGRNIDRAARDVQAAINASLADLPGDLPSLPRFRKANPAATPMFVLALTSKTLTTSAMYDVADTVIAQRISQVPGVGEVSVSGADQPAVRIALNPVALSNAGIATDDMRLAIINANPLGPVGIFDGGRQSETISTNQQMRTAAEFRDIIIKSSAGNFVRLADVAEIEDSVRNHRSIAWFNKQPAVLIQITKQGDANVIETVDRIKALLPELKRWLPAGLEISTLVDRTNTIRASVLDMQFTLLATAFLVMMVVFVFLRRLTPTIAAGVSVPLALAGTCAGMWLAGFSIDNLSLMALAISVGFVVDDAIVMIENMHRNLEHGMAPYPAALEGAKQIGFTVLSISLSLIAAFTPLIFMDGIAGRLLREFSLTLTFAVMVSTVVSLTVTPMICAHYIKQATFDRATWLDRLVEGMLSRIVAFYTWTLRVVLGFPFLTLTVFFATIALTVVLYIKIPKGYFPIDDSGLIVGASQSSSDTSFQSMTRFQKQLEDAIESDDAVAGVGSILGSMTANRGLFFISLKPPQERAGLSTQLVIDRLRKKLETMPGVRLYMFAAQDVRAGGRQSSSDYQYTVTSVHIDLLKKWAPIVAKRMETVEGIADISTDRDAAGLQLTLTIDRNAAATLGVRVKDIDDALNNAFAQRQISIVYTQRNQYMVVLEIDPKFQSDPSNLERIYVAGANDAQVPLSAVVRYDRGLASLAINHTQSIPSATVSFNLLPDVPLEVATTNIQRAVEELHMPEGIRGSFDGNAGDFNKTSGRQPLLILGALVAMYIVLGVLYESLAHPITIISTLPSAGLGALLALQVTNTPLTVIAFVGIILLIGIVKKNGIMMVDFALDAERNRGLSSADAIFEACRARFRPILMTTMAALFAGIPLVIATGPGTELRRPLGITIIGGLLVSQILTLYTTPVIYLLIDRLRRKLRSRGTLAPISTSFPSALR, from the coding sequence ATGGCCTCGATTTCCGAGCCCTTCATCCGCCGGCCGGTCGGCACCACGCTGCTGGCGATCGGGCTCTTTCTGGTCGGCATGGTCGCGTATGTCTTCCTGCCGGTCTCGGCGGTGCCCAATGTCGATTTCCCGATGATCCGGGTGTTCGCCAATCGCCCCGGCGCGGATCCCGCCGTGATGGCGGCCACTGTCGCGGCGCCCCTGGAGCGGCGGCTCGGGCAGATTGCCGGCATTGAGCAGATCACCTCGACCAGTTCGCTCGGCACCACCAGCATCCAGTTGCAGTTCTCGATCGGCCGCAACATCGACCGCGCGGCGCGCGACGTCCAGGCCGCGATCAATGCGTCATTGGCGGACCTGCCGGGCGACCTGCCATCGCTGCCGCGATTCCGTAAAGCCAATCCCGCGGCGACGCCCATGTTCGTGCTGGCGCTGACATCGAAGACGCTGACGACCAGCGCGATGTATGATGTCGCCGACACCGTGATCGCGCAGCGTATCTCGCAGGTGCCTGGCGTCGGCGAAGTTTCCGTGAGCGGCGCCGACCAGCCGGCGGTGCGGATCGCGCTCAACCCGGTGGCGCTGTCGAATGCGGGAATCGCCACCGATGACATGCGGCTCGCCATCATCAACGCCAATCCGCTGGGCCCGGTAGGCATCTTCGACGGCGGCCGCCAGAGCGAGACGATTTCCACCAACCAGCAGATGCGCACCGCGGCCGAATTCCGCGACATCATCATCAAGAGCTCGGCCGGCAATTTCGTTCGCCTGGCCGACGTCGCCGAGATCGAGGACTCCGTCCGCAACCACCGCTCGATCGCCTGGTTCAACAAGCAGCCGGCGGTGCTGATCCAGATCACCAAGCAGGGCGACGCCAATGTAATCGAGACCGTTGACCGCATAAAAGCCTTGCTGCCGGAACTCAAACGATGGCTGCCCGCCGGCCTCGAGATTTCGACGCTGGTCGACCGCACCAACACCATCCGCGCCAGCGTGCTCGACATGCAGTTCACGCTGCTGGCGACCGCGTTCCTGGTGATGATGGTGGTGTTCGTCTTCCTGCGGCGGCTGACGCCGACCATTGCGGCCGGCGTCTCGGTGCCGCTGGCGCTGGCCGGCACCTGCGCCGGCATGTGGCTCGCCGGATTCTCGATCGACAATCTGTCGCTGATGGCGCTTGCGATCTCGGTCGGCTTCGTGGTCGACGACGCCATCGTCATGATCGAGAACATGCACCGCAATCTCGAGCACGGAATGGCACCGTATCCGGCCGCCTTGGAGGGCGCCAAACAGATCGGTTTTACCGTGCTCTCGATCAGCCTGTCCCTGATCGCGGCCTTTACCCCGCTGATCTTCATGGACGGGATCGCCGGCCGGCTGTTGCGTGAATTCTCGCTGACGCTGACCTTCGCCGTCATGGTATCGACCGTGGTCTCGCTCACGGTCACGCCGATGATCTGCGCACATTACATCAAGCAGGCCACCTTCGACCGCGCGACCTGGCTCGATCGCCTGGTCGAGGGCATGCTGTCGCGCATCGTCGCCTTCTATACCTGGACGCTGCGCGTGGTGCTGGGCTTCCCGTTCCTGACGCTGACCGTATTCTTTGCGACCATCGCGCTGACGGTGGTGCTCTATATCAAGATCCCGAAGGGCTATTTTCCGATCGACGACAGCGGCCTCATCGTCGGCGCCTCGCAAAGTTCATCGGACACCTCGTTCCAGTCCATGACCAGATTTCAGAAACAGCTCGAGGACGCCATTGAATCGGACGACGCCGTCGCGGGGGTCGGATCGATCCTTGGCAGCATGACGGCGAACCGGGGGCTGTTCTTCATCAGCCTCAAGCCGCCACAGGAAAGAGCCGGGCTGAGCACCCAACTCGTGATCGACCGGCTACGCAAGAAGCTCGAAACGATGCCGGGCGTACGGCTCTACATGTTTGCCGCTCAGGATGTTCGTGCCGGCGGACGTCAAAGCAGCTCCGACTACCAATACACGGTTACCAGCGTCCACATCGACCTTCTCAAGAAGTGGGCCCCCATCGTCGCCAAACGCATGGAAACGGTCGAGGGCATTGCTGACATTTCCACCGACCGCGACGCCGCCGGGCTGCAGCTCACGCTGACGATCGACCGCAACGCCGCCGCCACGCTTGGAGTCCGGGTCAAGGATATTGATGACGCCTTGAACAACGCGTTTGCGCAGCGGCAAATATCGATCGTCTATACCCAGCGCAACCAGTACATGGTGGTGCTGGAGATAGATCCGAAATTCCAGAGCGACCCTTCCAATCTGGAGCGCATCTACGTGGCGGGCGCCAACGATGCGCAGGTACCGCTGTCGGCCGTCGTTCGCTATGATCGCGGTCTGGCGTCGCTGGCGATCAATCACACCCAGTCGATCCCATCGGCCACGGTGTCGTTCAATCTGTTGCCCGACGTGCCGCTGGAGGTCGCGACCACAAACATCCAGCGCGCGGTCGAGGAGCTGCACATGCCGGAAGGCATCCGCGGCAGCTTCGATGGCAATGCCGGCGATTTCAACAAGACCAGCGGGCGGCAGCCGCTGCTGATCCTCGGCGCACTGGTTGCGATGTATATCGTGCTCGGCGTGCTCTACGAGAGCCTGGCGCACCCGATCACGATCATCTCGACATTGCCGTCCGCAGGGCTCGGCGCGCTGCTGGCACTGCAGGTGACCAATACGCCGCTGACGGTGATCGCCTTTGTCGGCATCATTCTGTTGATCGGCATCGTCAAGAAGAACGGCATCATGATGGTCGATTTCGCGCTCGATGCCGAGCGCAACCGCGGCCTGTCGTCGGCGGATGCGATCTTCGAGGCCTGCCGCGCCCGCTTCCGCCCCATCCTGATGACGACGATGGCGGCCTTGTTTGCCGGCATTCCGCTGGTCATTGCCACCGGCCCCGGCACCGAGCTGCGCCGGCCGCTCGGCATCACCATCATCGGCGGGCTGCTCGTGTCGCAGATCCTGACGCTGTACACGACGCCGGTGATCTACCTCCTCATCGACCGGCTGCGCCGAAAACTGCGATCCCGCGGCACGCTTGCGC